From a single Lolium rigidum isolate FL_2022 chromosome 7, APGP_CSIRO_Lrig_0.1, whole genome shotgun sequence genomic region:
- the LOC124672913 gene encoding 2-oxoglutarate-dependent dioxygenase 19-like, which produces MSRPDLPYTQEKGDSAGTWSDDRIPVVDLDVLVNGDAAQRSEAIRHLGRACEEWGFFMVINHGVPASLQGATTDACKEMFGLPAEENAEYMNPTLMAPVSLGTSLNSAYWRNYVKFFTHPDFHCPEKPANLRVNVTEYATRTRGLMLALTAAISESMGLDDGRIAEALNLEDCFQLIVWNQYPPAGPEVGLPPHTDHGLLALLFQTGVDGLQVQKNGRWILAKPIPNSYFVIAGDQLEIVSNGRYKAALHRAMVHGEQARMSSVCLLGPCLDTVVQPIPELALQGVEFRGIKYREYIEHQRTKTVNENAAVVVARAQRAILARQGSPNSPEINA; this is translated from the exons ATGTCCCGTCCTGATCTCCCATACACCCAGGAGAAGGGTGACAGCGCTGGAACGTGGAGTGATGACCGTATCCCGGTCGTTGACCTCGACGTCCTTGTGAATGGCGACGCGGCTCAACGGTCGGAGGCGATCCGGCACCTTGGTCGGGCGTGTGAAGAGTGGGGCTTCTTTATG GTCATCAACCATGGTGTTCCTGCATCGCTCCAAGGAGCAACCACGGACGCGTGCAAGGAGATGTTCGGTTTACCAGCGGAGGAAAATGCTGAGTACATGAACCCCACCCTAATGGCGCCCGTTAGCCTCGGGACGTCTTTGAATTCTGCCTACTGGAGGAACTACGTGAAGTTTTTCACTCACCCCGATTTCCACTGCCCGGAGAAGCCAGCAAACCTGAG AGTAAATGTTACCGAGTACGCGACTCGCACGAGAGGCCTGATGCTAGCGCTCACGGCGGCGATCTCCGAGAGCATGGGGCTTGACGACGGCCGCATCGCTGAAGCGCTAAACCTGGAGGACTGCTTCCAGTTAATCGTCTGGAACCAATACCCACCGGCTGGCCCGGAAGTCGGGTTGCCGCCTCACACTGACCACGGCCTACTCGCTCTTCTCTTCCAGACCGGCGTCGACGGCCTACAGGTCCAGAAAAACGGCCGTTGGATCCTCGCGAAGCCCATTCCCAACTCGTACTTCGTCATCGCCGGCGATCAGCTTGAG ATTGTTAGCAATGGAAGGTACAAGGCAGCGCTCCACCGTGCAATGGTCCATGGAGAGCAGGCGAGAATGTCGTCCGTGTGCCTGCTCGGGCCATGCCTGGACACCGTCGTCCAGCCGATACCAGAGCTGGCACTGCAGGGAGTGGAGTTCAGGGGTATCAAGTACAGAGAGTACATTGAGCACCAACGCACCAAAACTGTTAACGAGAATGCGGCGGTGGTCGTCGCTCGTGCGCAGCGTGCAATATTAGCGCGCCAGGGCTCGCCCAACAGTCCCGAAATTAACGCCTAA